One genomic region from Salvia hispanica cultivar TCC Black 2014 chromosome 2, UniMelb_Shisp_WGS_1.0, whole genome shotgun sequence encodes:
- the LOC125207800 gene encoding E3 ubiquitin-protein ligase KEG-like, with product MAEQSSPVVHFDFELYDGDPDRLKTVDATPAFPSSYIDPASLKLKYRIGHGLFGDVWVATHHRSGKDYDQYHEVVVKMLHSIKEGHENEFLRRFEEVWRNSKSQNLQGVCWLHGICVISGKICIAFKSYEGSVGDRMAQMNGGKLSLSDVLRYGIELAKEIQLLHQIGLLVLNLKPNNFLLDERDHVVLGDFGIPYLLLGIPWRDPQVAVRLGSPNYMAPEQWQPGVRGPISYETDSWGFACSIIEMLTGTPPWFGRSPEEMHHSVVVRQEKPRVPCGLPPAVEEVLKGCFENDFRNRPLMSDILQAFESSRKAVNSDGSWSNQGSNLNVNKPHCSGYTTWFLSKDRLQIGDTVRSRKDISTCKPVSLVVKEGAVVGLEKDGERDAFALVQIPSMHNQLKLNAVTIERVTFGFASGDWVQLIKANEQHASLGILHYIHRDGTSGAGFLGLDTLWRGHYSELRVVEPFSVGQFVRLKADIATPQFEWPHKRGGSWASGRISRVLPNGCLEIEFPGRLVLGDNKHARFLASPEEVEHVSLDTCPGLSEKYELAEDFHWAVRPLAIAFGVFTATKIGTFVGRNVVGGLRYRCQRNRKQIADAGNQEGQSNSNPAWLPPKVASIIFKEGTSIASPR from the exons ATGGCTGAACAAAGCTCACCGGTAGTCCATTTTGATTTCGAGCTTTATGATGGCGATCCTGACCGGTTGAAAACTGTTGACGCTACACCTGCGTTTCCCAGCTCGTATATTGATCCCGCGTCTTTGAAACTCAAATACAGGATCGGACACGGCCTGTTTGGTGATGTTTGGGTAGCAACGCATCATCGGTCCGGAAAGGACTATGATCAGTATCATGAGGTTGTGGTTAAGATGTTGCATTCGATAAAGGAGGGTCACGAAAATGAGTTTCTTCGTAGGTTCGAAGAAGTATGGAGGAATTCAAAGTCCCAAAACTTGCAAGGTGTCTGTTGGTTGCATGGTATCTGTGTCATATCCGGGAAG ATCTGCATAGCATTCAAATCGTACGAGGGGTCAGTAGGTGACAGGATGGCGCAGATGAACGGAGGAAAGCTTTCATTATCTGATGTTCTGAG GTATGGTATTGAATTGGCTAAAGAAATTCAACTACTGCACCAAATAGGTCTCCTAGTTCTGAACCTTAAGCCGAACAATTTCCTTCTTGATGAACGCGACCATGTTGTCCTTGGAGACTTTGGGATCCCTTACTTGCTTCTCGGGATTCCTTGGCGTGATCCTCAAGTAGCTGTGAGACTCGGAAGCCCCAACTACATGGCACCCGAACAATGGCAACCCGGAGTGAGAGGTCCAATATCCTACGAGACTGATTCGTGGGGATTCGCCTGCAGCATTATCGAAATGCTGACCGGCACTCCACCCTGGTTCGGGAGATCCCCGGAGGAGATGCACCATTCAGTTGTAGTACGCCAAGAAAAGCCCCGCGTTCCATGTGGCCTCCCTCCTGCAGTAGAAGAAGTCCTGAAAGGCTGTTTCGAGAATGACTTTCGCAACCGGCCTCTAATGTCAGACATTCTACAAGCATTTGAAAG CTCGCGAAAGGCTGTTAACAGCGACGGGTCGTGGAGTAACCAGGGGAGCAATCTGAATGTGAATAAGCCACACTGCAGTGGCTATACCACATGGTTCCTTTCGAAAGATCGCCTTCAGATTGGTGACACAGTTCGTTCGAGGAAGGATATAAGCACGTGCAAGCCCGTTAGTTTGGTTGTGAAGGAAGGAGCTGTGGTCGGGCTCGAGAAGGATGGCGAAAGGGATGCATTCGCACTGGTTCAAATCCCTAGCATGCACAATCAGCTTAAGCTGAACGCCGTAACCATAGAGAGGGTCACATTCGGCTTTGCATCGGGGGATTGGGTGCAACTTATAAAAGCAAACGAGCAGCACGCATCTCTCGGGATTTTGCACTACATTCACCGCGATGGAACTTCTGGCGCCGGCTTCTTGGGGCTGGATACTCTATGGAGGGGACATTACTCCGAGCTCAGAGTCGTGGAGCCATTCTCGGTCGGGCAGTTCGTGAGGCTGAAGGCCGACATCGCCACGCCCCAATTCGAGTGGCCTCATAAACGGGGAGGCTCGTGGGCGAGTGGAAGAATCTCGCGCGTTCTTCCAAACGGCTGCCTGGAGATTGAATTCCCGGGAAGGCTCGTCCTTGGAGACAACAAACACGCTCGTTTCTTGGCTAGCCCCGAGGAAGTGGAGCACGTCTCGTTGGACACGTGTCCCGGCCTTTCGGAGAAGTACGAACTGGCCGAAGATTTTCACTGGGCGGTGCGGCCTCTGGCAATCGCATTCGGCGTGTTCACAGCCACGAAAATAGGCACCTTTGTCGGAAGAAACGTCGTTGGAGGGCTACGGTATAGATGTCAAAGGAACCGGAAGCAGATAGCCGACGCCGGCAATCAAGAGGGCCAAAGTAATAGCAACCCAGCTTGGCTCCCTCCAAAAGTTGCTAGTATCATCTTTAAAGAAGGCACCAGCATAGCAAGTCCTCGTTGA
- the LOC125203167 gene encoding uncharacterized protein LOC125203167 gives MKRPLFLHSPSRSNLMVKVFPKTSNRNGPMKKLIPFSLYTRTPTYRRLPEQHFLNLCVHKLDGSSFSLNVARNATVAELKFAVEEAFNQFPDDDRTRLWALVWSHFCLCYEGQKLIHDVACIKKYGIKDGDQLRFIQHLRVDLAPTPEQAKDRRVKSKDGSTCNDGSEELRYLLPQAKPRLKASFKGLLICSKFRD, from the exons atgaaaagACCTCTCTTTCTTCATTCTCCTTCTCGATCGAATTTAATGGTGAAGGTTTTCCCTAAAACGAGCAATAGAAATGGACCCATGAAAAAGTTAAtccctttttctctttacacCCGGACTCCCACTTATCGAAGGCTTCCGGAGCAGCACTTTCTCAATCTCTGTGTTCATAAATTGGACGGCTCTTCATTCa GTCTTAATGTGGCGAGAAATGCTACAGTTGCCGAGCTTAAATTTGCGGTGGAGGAGGCGTTTAATCAGTTCCCCGACGACGATAGAACAAGATTATG GGCCCTTGTATGGAGCCACTTCTGCTTGTGTTATGAAGGCCAGAAGCTGATCCACGACGTTGCCTGCATAAAGAAATACGGGATCAAAGATGGCGATCAG CTTCGTTTCATCCAGCATTTGAGAGTAGACCTTGCACCAACACCAGAGCAGGCCAAGGATCGGAGAGTCAAGTCCAAAGACGGTTCAAC ATGTAATGATGGTAGTGAAGAGCTTAGGTACTTGCTTCCACAAGCCAAGCCCAGATTAAAAGCTTCTTTCAAGGGGTTGCTCATATGTTCTAAGTTTAGagattga
- the LOC125203315 gene encoding PTI1-like tyrosine-protein kinase At3g15890: MDFFSFFCCGRGSDRKNQGKKETAWRIFSLKELQLATNNFNYDNKLGEGGFGSVYWGQLWDGSQIAVKRLKSWSNKAEVEFSVEVEILARVQHKNLLTLRGYCAEGQERLIVYDYMTNLSLLSHLHGQHSAESHLDWTRRMNIALGAAEGIVYLHHYATPHIIHRDIKASNVLLDSDFKAQVADFGFAKFIPDGATHVTTRVKGTLGYLAPEYAMLGKASESCDVYSFGILLLELASGKKPLEKLSSTMKRPITDWALPLACERKFSELADARLDGKYNEEELKRVVLVGLICAHSQPEKRPTMLEVVELLKGDKEKFAALESDEMFKSPPAADDSCESVSDEKEQNQEIENV, encoded by the exons ATGgatttcttctcatttttttgCTGTGGTAGGGGTTCAGATCG GAAAAACCAAGGGAAAAAGGAGACAGCATGGAGGATTTTTTCTCTGAAAGAATTGCAATTGGCTACAAACAATTTCAACTATGATAACAAGCTTGGAGAAGGTGGATTTGGCAGTGTTTATTGGGGTCAGCTATGGGATGGTTCTCAA ATTGCTGTAAAAAGGTTAAAATCATGGAGTAACAAGGCAGAGGTTGAGTTTTCTGTTGAAGTCGAGATACTTGCTCGTGTACAGCACAAAAATTTGCTCACTTTACGCGGCTATTGTGCTGAAGGGCAAGAGCGTCTGATTGTCTATGACTACATGACCAATCTGAGCTTACTGTCACATCTTCACGGCCAACACTCTGCTGAAAGTCATCTCGACTGGACAAGGCGGATGAACATTGCTCTCGGTGCTGCTGAGGGCATCGT CTATCTGCACCATTATGCTACCCCACACATAATCCACAGAGACATCAAAGCCAGCAACGTGCTGCTAGATTCCGACTTCAAAGCTCAAGTTGCTGATTTCGGATTTGCAAAGTTTATACCCGATGGCGCGACGCATGTGACCACGAGGGTCAAGGGTACTCTTGGCTACCTTGCCCCAGAGTACGCGATGTTAGGCAAGGCATCCGAGAGCTGTGATGTGTACAGTTTCGGCATTCTCCTGCTCGAGCTTGCTAGTGGCAAGAAGCCACTAGAGAAGCTCAGTTCAACGATGAAACGCCCGATCACAGACTGGGCTCTGCCCTTGGCTTGCGAACGGAAGTTCAGCGAACTTGCAGACGCGAGGCTTGATGGTAAGTACAACGAAGAGGAGCTGAAGAGGGTCGTCTTGGTCGGACTGATCTGTGCGCATAGTCAGCCGGAGAAGAGACCGACGATGCTTGAGGTGGTGGAACTGCTCAAAGGAGACAAGGAGAAGTTTGCTGCGTTAGAGAGTGATGAAATGTTCAAGAGCCCTCCTGCTGCAGATGACAGCTGTGAATCTGTCTCAGATGAGAAAGAACAGAATCAAGAAATCGAAAATGTTTAA